One window from the genome of Leucobacter aridicollis encodes:
- a CDS encoding ClpP family protease → MSESYTIPNVVSQSPRGDRIMDVYSHLLGERIIYLGTPIDAGVANAVIAQLLYLDAGGAESDINIYINCAGGDPSAMLAIYDTMRYVRAPIATTCVGQAVGVGAVLLAAGAAGRRMALPHTRVILHQPSNEGRRGTIPDLILHADEAVRLRADLESVLAAHSGQSAERLRRDTDHDRVFTATEALEYGLLDRIIVER, encoded by the coding sequence ATGAGCGAGAGCTACACGATTCCAAACGTTGTCTCGCAGAGCCCGCGTGGAGATCGCATAATGGACGTCTACTCGCACCTGCTCGGAGAACGAATCATCTACCTCGGCACCCCCATCGACGCCGGTGTGGCGAACGCAGTCATCGCCCAGCTCCTCTATCTTGACGCCGGTGGCGCCGAGTCAGACATCAACATCTACATCAATTGCGCGGGCGGTGACCCGAGCGCCATGCTCGCGATCTACGACACCATGCGTTACGTGCGGGCGCCCATCGCCACGACCTGCGTCGGCCAGGCGGTCGGGGTCGGAGCGGTACTGCTCGCTGCGGGAGCTGCCGGGAGGCGCATGGCGCTGCCTCACACCCGCGTGATCCTCCATCAGCCCAGTAATGAGGGCAGGCGCGGGACGATCCCTGACCTCATTTTGCACGCTGACGAGGCGGTGCGCCTGCGCGCAGACCTTGAGAGTGTGCTCGCGGCACACTCCGGGCAGTCGGCTGAAAGGCTGCGGCGCGACACCGACCATGACCGTGTCTTCACGGCGACCGAGGCGCTTGAGTATGGCCTCCTCGATCGGATCATCGTCGAGAGATAG
- a CDS encoding helix-turn-helix domain-containing protein, translating to MRRLRHGRGETLSDTAKRAGVSPQYLSEMERGSKDPSSEMIEAVAGALEVTLLDLTLAVTEALRGGESRSGSVAAAPASGGSLAPRSVAHAAPGASRGSVLALAA from the coding sequence ATGCGCAGGCTCCGCCACGGTCGCGGAGAGACGCTGAGCGACACTGCGAAGCGAGCCGGCGTATCGCCCCAGTATCTTTCAGAGATGGAGCGGGGGAGCAAGGATCCCTCGAGCGAGATGATCGAGGCCGTCGCCGGCGCGCTCGAGGTTACCCTCCTCGATCTGACGCTCGCCGTCACGGAAGCGTTGCGTGGCGGCGAATCCCGATCCGGATCAGTTGCGGCCGCACCTGCAAGCGGTGGGTCGCTCGCTCCACGTTCGGTCGCGCATGCTGCCCCGGGAGCGTCACGGGGCTCCGTGCTCGCGCTCGCCGCATAG
- the fepB gene encoding Fe2+-enterobactin ABC transporter substrate-binding protein: MARRLPALAALAAAALLLAGCSPAASGSQTPATEAADTGGDWPRTIEHAAGSTTIDALPLRIVSVAPSITGGLLSLEAPIVATGAAPVTPLSDEHGFFTQWADVAVERGVEVAYKDLELDIDAVDQFEPDLIIGSANGGDSTSDAYDQLSEIAPTVLLDYGDATWQELTEQIAEITGLESKAKEVLAEYDEWVAGQATKITLPPQPTTALVYMGPEGSWPFDPASPQAMLLESLGFDYQPPREEFLTEGQGGRVGILTSENAPDGLADAETIMIVAMLGGDPVAEFAKDPLLKNLPALTSDNVYTMGTQAFRLDYYSAKLTVDLIVDTFSG, encoded by the coding sequence ATGGCTAGACGCCTGCCCGCCCTCGCTGCCCTCGCAGCAGCCGCACTGCTGCTCGCTGGCTGCAGCCCAGCCGCTTCTGGCTCGCAAACGCCCGCGACGGAAGCCGCCGACACCGGCGGCGACTGGCCCCGCACCATTGAGCACGCCGCGGGCTCCACCACGATCGACGCTCTTCCCCTCCGCATCGTGTCAGTCGCACCATCTATCACGGGCGGCCTGCTCTCGCTCGAGGCTCCGATCGTGGCGACCGGAGCAGCTCCGGTCACACCGCTCTCCGACGAGCACGGGTTCTTCACCCAGTGGGCAGACGTCGCGGTCGAGCGCGGCGTCGAAGTCGCGTACAAGGATCTCGAGCTCGATATCGATGCCGTCGATCAGTTCGAGCCCGACCTCATCATCGGCTCGGCGAACGGCGGCGACAGCACGTCAGACGCATACGATCAACTTTCGGAAATTGCCCCGACGGTGCTCCTCGATTATGGCGACGCGACGTGGCAGGAGCTCACCGAGCAGATCGCCGAGATCACGGGGCTCGAGTCGAAGGCGAAGGAGGTGCTCGCGGAGTATGACGAGTGGGTTGCGGGTCAGGCAACGAAGATCACGCTTCCACCGCAACCGACGACAGCGCTCGTCTACATGGGCCCTGAGGGGTCGTGGCCGTTTGACCCGGCGAGCCCGCAGGCGATGCTGCTTGAATCGCTCGGCTTCGACTACCAGCCGCCGCGCGAAGAATTCCTCACCGAGGGTCAGGGCGGCCGCGTGGGGATCCTCACGAGCGAGAACGCCCCAGACGGCCTCGCGGACGCTGAAACCATCATGATCGTTGCGATGCTCGGCGGCGACCCGGTCGCTGAGTTCGCGAAGGATCCGCTGCTGAAAAACCTTCCCGCGCTCACAAGCGACAACGTCTACACGATGGGCACGCAGGCCTTTCGTCTCGACTACTACAGCGCGAAGCTCACTGTAGATCTCATCGTCGACACCTTCTCGGGCTAA
- a CDS encoding FecCD family ABC transporter permease, with amino-acid sequence MDSPRRSAASRTAALVAASALALAATAILGIGLGSNPIPPARVVEALVAYDPTHNDHLVVVLSRLPRIALGVIVGAALGLAGTLMQSVTRNPLADPGILGVNAGASFAVVIAIAFLGITDVSGYIWFSFVGAAAAAALVYLLGSSRGNVGTPVRIALGGTAVSIVIGALTQMVLLSNDAAFNSFRFWAIGSLQGRDFGVAFTVLPFVAVGIVLSLALISPLNAITLGDDVATGLGTSALGARIGAAVAVVLLAGAATAAAGPIGFIGLGSAHVARFFTGNEHRRLLPTAMLLGATLLVIADTLGRVVVAPAELQTGVAAALFGGPLFVALVRSRKVAAL; translated from the coding sequence GTGGACTCACCGCGGCGCTCAGCGGCGAGCCGCACCGCTGCTCTGGTTGCGGCGAGCGCACTCGCGCTCGCCGCAACCGCGATCCTCGGTATCGGTCTCGGTTCGAATCCGATCCCGCCGGCACGGGTCGTTGAGGCGCTCGTGGCTTACGACCCGACGCACAACGACCACCTCGTCGTCGTACTCTCGCGACTGCCGAGAATCGCGCTCGGCGTGATCGTTGGCGCCGCGCTTGGGCTTGCGGGCACGCTCATGCAGTCGGTCACACGAAACCCGCTCGCGGACCCGGGCATTCTGGGGGTGAACGCTGGCGCCTCGTTCGCTGTCGTCATCGCGATCGCGTTTCTCGGCATCACTGACGTGAGTGGGTACATCTGGTTCTCGTTCGTCGGCGCGGCGGCTGCAGCCGCTCTCGTGTATCTCCTCGGCAGTTCACGCGGCAACGTCGGTACCCCCGTTCGGATCGCCCTTGGGGGCACCGCGGTGAGCATTGTCATCGGCGCGCTCACTCAGATGGTGCTGCTGAGCAACGATGCTGCCTTCAATAGTTTCAGGTTCTGGGCGATCGGTTCGCTGCAGGGCCGCGACTTTGGTGTCGCGTTCACTGTGCTGCCGTTCGTCGCCGTCGGAATTGTGCTCAGTCTCGCCTTGATCTCCCCGCTCAACGCGATCACGCTCGGCGATGACGTCGCGACGGGGCTCGGGACGAGCGCTCTTGGCGCCAGGATCGGTGCGGCCGTCGCGGTCGTGCTTCTCGCTGGGGCTGCGACGGCCGCGGCTGGGCCGATCGGCTTCATCGGGCTCGGCTCCGCGCACGTCGCGAGGTTCTTTACCGGAAACGAGCATCGCCGTCTGCTCCCGACGGCGATGCTGCTCGGCGCGACCCTGCTCGTCATTGCTGACACGCTCGGCCGTGTCGTCGTCGCACCGGCCGAATTGCAGACAGGCGTCGCCGCCGCGCTCTTTGGCGGACCGTTGTTCGTCGCCCTCGTTCGTTCACGAAAGGTTGCTGCACTGTGA
- a CDS encoding alpha/beta fold hydrolase encodes MVHADHTFTHGDYTMKFSSYPGPTSRTFVLIHGIGMGRIVFDEVAEVLSVQGGVLVPDLPGFGDSPEPGTEATIQDNAELIERFIASQATGDVTLVGHSMGTQIVAEVAKQFPESIDTLALIAPTINRHERSATKQAARMVQDLYGESPKVLVEGVVEYAKTSPLWFANKLRLMLDHEIENVCPDIATPTLVMRGETDHVCPRDWVQEVAAALPDSEYEEIPDRGHEAVIKSPEPVASMILEFVARRAHRSHHTS; translated from the coding sequence ATGGTGCACGCAGATCACACGTTCACGCACGGCGACTACACGATGAAGTTCTCGAGCTACCCTGGCCCGACTTCGCGTACGTTCGTACTGATCCACGGAATCGGCATGGGGCGCATCGTGTTCGACGAGGTGGCTGAGGTTCTGAGCGTTCAGGGCGGGGTGCTGGTGCCCGACTTGCCAGGATTTGGTGACTCGCCCGAGCCCGGGACTGAGGCAACGATCCAGGACAACGCCGAACTCATTGAGCGCTTCATCGCGAGCCAGGCGACTGGCGACGTCACGCTCGTCGGCCACTCAATGGGAACGCAGATCGTGGCCGAGGTCGCGAAGCAATTCCCTGAGAGCATCGACACGCTCGCGCTCATCGCCCCAACAATCAACAGGCACGAGCGAAGCGCCACCAAGCAGGCCGCACGCATGGTCCAAGACCTCTACGGAGAGTCGCCGAAGGTGCTCGTGGAGGGCGTTGTCGAGTACGCGAAAACGAGCCCACTTTGGTTCGCAAACAAGTTGCGGCTCATGCTCGACCACGAGATCGAGAACGTGTGCCCGGATATCGCCACGCCGACGCTCGTCATGCGCGGCGAAACTGATCACGTGTGTCCACGGGACTGGGTGCAGGAGGTAGCCGCCGCACTCCCCGATTCCGAGTACGAGGAGATTCCGGATCGCGGGCATGAGGCAGTCATCAAAAGCCCGGAACCCGTGGCGTCCATGATCCTCGAGTTTGTCGCGCGCCGCGCGCACCGCAGCCACCACACTAGTTAA
- a CDS encoding helix-turn-helix domain-containing protein translates to MIGNDIVLPAVQLPGVRLSESMLYAVLRGAAEVETGGETLRLESCTGIWVPAGDVVAVRPALGAVVLPIPVAGGGRALATRVAVPKHAHTSLLHAFANVLGHVDGATGPAQLELSGGGPERLAPPPAPASEALGVLAKLLTEHPEMRLADAVAEAVPGWSVRTVQRRFLAETGWSVAAWVRRQRVRAAAKLLAEGRDLQWVAHTVGYSGVPAFSRAFSESTGLSPGQWRHSSAAATAGVVPAEIGLGHLWEAAERRTWTRVNGAHVAVWAALGSANLVVGGRNVHLSEGDAVVVPAGTPNEFRIPSGSMLLPLGFRSAHTGEIGAPLRPASIGPLGTAGLLEAVLASYTQVGVIDVDPDGGFHAALSGSVRAPTTKDDVLLGRVANLYAREPYLRMTGAAARLGVDERELGAAVQRRAGVQFSAWLRLLRMTRARNQLGDGETPSEISRGLGYAHLPAFSRAFRAVHGAAPAGLSVPNLKPTRAAWGREMRVPATAL, encoded by the coding sequence TTGATTGGAAATGACATCGTGTTACCAGCTGTTCAGCTGCCGGGGGTTCGCCTCTCAGAGTCGATGCTCTACGCCGTGCTGCGAGGGGCCGCCGAGGTCGAAACTGGCGGCGAGACCCTGCGCCTCGAATCCTGCACGGGAATCTGGGTTCCCGCCGGCGACGTCGTCGCCGTTCGGCCGGCGCTCGGAGCGGTTGTGCTGCCGATCCCAGTGGCAGGCGGTGGCAGAGCTCTTGCGACGAGGGTTGCAGTCCCAAAGCACGCTCACACGAGCCTGCTGCACGCATTCGCCAACGTGCTCGGACACGTCGACGGCGCTACGGGCCCAGCTCAGCTCGAACTCTCCGGCGGGGGCCCCGAGCGGCTCGCACCCCCTCCTGCACCCGCCTCCGAAGCTCTCGGGGTGCTCGCAAAACTGCTCACTGAGCACCCCGAGATGCGTCTCGCCGACGCGGTGGCTGAAGCCGTGCCCGGGTGGAGCGTGCGCACCGTGCAGCGCCGCTTCCTCGCCGAGACCGGCTGGAGCGTCGCAGCCTGGGTGCGGCGGCAGCGCGTCCGCGCGGCCGCCAAGCTGCTCGCCGAGGGCCGCGACCTCCAATGGGTCGCACACACCGTCGGCTACAGCGGCGTTCCAGCGTTTAGTCGGGCATTCTCAGAGTCGACGGGGCTCTCCCCGGGGCAGTGGCGGCACAGTTCGGCTGCGGCGACTGCGGGTGTCGTCCCCGCAGAGATCGGGCTCGGGCACCTGTGGGAGGCGGCTGAGCGCCGCACGTGGACCCGAGTGAACGGTGCGCACGTCGCAGTGTGGGCAGCGCTCGGAAGTGCAAATCTCGTCGTCGGAGGCAGGAATGTTCACCTCTCCGAGGGCGACGCCGTCGTGGTTCCGGCCGGAACCCCGAACGAGTTCAGAATTCCGAGCGGCTCGATGCTTCTGCCGCTCGGGTTTCGCTCCGCACACACTGGCGAGATCGGTGCGCCCCTGCGCCCGGCGTCGATTGGGCCGTTGGGAACCGCAGGGCTGCTTGAAGCGGTGCTCGCGAGCTACACCCAGGTCGGCGTTATCGACGTTGACCCAGACGGTGGATTTCACGCCGCGCTCTCAGGCTCGGTTCGCGCGCCGACGACGAAGGACGACGTACTGCTCGGCCGGGTCGCGAACCTCTACGCGCGAGAGCCATACCTGCGCATGACCGGTGCTGCGGCACGGCTCGGTGTCGACGAACGCGAGCTTGGAGCCGCCGTGCAGCGGCGCGCAGGTGTTCAATTCTCGGCCTGGTTGCGGCTGTTGCGCATGACGCGGGCGCGCAACCAGTTGGGCGACGGCGAGACCCCCTCTGAGATTTCGCGCGGGCTTGGGTATGCGCATCTTCCGGCGTTCTCGAGGGCGTTCCGTGCGGTGCACGGCGCGGCCCCTGCAGGGCTCAGCGTGCCGAACCTGAAACCGACGCGGGCGGCCTGGGGCCGGGAAATGCGAGTACCAGCAACGGCACTGTAG
- a CDS encoding MarR family winged helix-turn-helix transcriptional regulator has product MDHKHSLLLEHAGLGRPGGDDSDDGPGTNPGTGSGDNSPDGNGPIDKAAQNAALVMSLLHTAARIDKACAAELASFDLTEARLSVMLVVAREPKATPAFIASSLGVTRAAVTGLLDGLERQEYITRRDSANDRRSSAITLTSAGSAALDDLAPRYGDWLTALSAGITQADARATFTALGILQQNLQALDVEGTR; this is encoded by the coding sequence ATGGACCACAAGCACTCCCTCCTCCTTGAACATGCCGGCCTCGGCAGGCCTGGCGGCGACGACTCAGACGACGGCCCAGGCACCAACCCGGGCACCGGCTCAGGCGATAACAGCCCCGACGGCAACGGCCCCATCGACAAGGCCGCCCAGAACGCTGCACTCGTCATGTCGCTGCTGCACACAGCCGCCCGGATTGACAAGGCCTGCGCGGCCGAACTCGCATCGTTTGATCTCACGGAGGCGCGCCTCAGCGTGATGCTCGTCGTCGCGCGCGAGCCGAAAGCCACACCAGCTTTCATCGCCTCCTCCCTCGGAGTCACGCGGGCCGCAGTCACGGGTCTACTCGACGGCCTCGAACGCCAGGAGTACATCACGCGGCGCGACAGCGCGAACGATCGCCGCTCTTCCGCAATCACACTTACCTCGGCGGGGTCAGCCGCCCTCGATGACCTCGCCCCGCGCTACGGCGATTGGTTGACCGCGCTGTCGGCAGGGATCACGCAGGCAGACGCCCGGGCGACCTTCACGGCACTCGGCATCCTTCAGCAGAACCTTCAGGCGCTCGACGTTGAGGGCACACGATGA
- a CDS encoding ClpP family protease → MSESSQPPLFTDPYRRELFERRVLVLDGELNDDNGVLLATQLVALAAADHSADIALWIHSPGGSVPAMLAIRDLIRIIPNDVSTLALGIAYSAGQFLLTAGTRGKRLALPHSRILMHQGSAGIGGTTVDVELQAAHLRHTRDTVLGLTSADTGQPLDRIFEDSLHDHWYTAAEGVEYGFIDGIVASFDEVMPSTTAHAGFSPDRSARAHETPEGTR, encoded by the coding sequence ATGAGCGAATCATCTCAGCCACCACTCTTCACCGACCCGTACCGACGCGAACTGTTCGAGCGCCGCGTGCTCGTACTCGACGGCGAACTCAACGATGACAACGGCGTGCTGCTCGCGACCCAGCTTGTCGCGCTCGCGGCCGCAGACCATTCCGCGGACATCGCGCTGTGGATTCACTCGCCGGGCGGCTCGGTGCCTGCGATGCTTGCGATCCGTGATCTGATCCGGATCATTCCAAACGACGTCTCTACCCTCGCGCTCGGGATCGCCTACAGCGCGGGTCAGTTCCTGCTCACGGCAGGCACCCGCGGAAAGCGCTTGGCGCTCCCCCATTCCCGCATTCTCATGCACCAGGGTTCGGCGGGAATCGGCGGCACCACTGTCGATGTCGAGCTTCAGGCTGCGCACCTTCGGCACACCCGCGACACAGTCCTCGGTCTCACGAGCGCCGACACCGGCCAGCCGCTTGACAGGATCTTCGAGGATTCCCTTCACGACCACTGGTACACGGCTGCGGAGGGAGTTGAGTATGGCTTCATCGACGGCATTGTTGCGTCGTTCGACGAGGTGATGCCGAGCACGACGGCGCATGCTGGATTCTCACCTGACAGAAGTGCACGCGCACACGAGACCCCGGAGGGCACACGATGA
- a CDS encoding DNA alkylation repair protein codes for MTRAGAQRGASRMADVAEEHLAALNAGEAEARTLTEALAIDHTALLAVTLPAASEALRTAIAEAQHLGILRRMATIGSALAAHLPADELAELSEHRSDTVRGWWCFAIASRRDASPAELVTAAIPRIDDTRFTVREWVWMALRPRLIEDLAGAIDLLAPLTADARPNVRRFASEALRPRGVWATHIAELKQHPELGEPLLEPLRADPEKYVQDSVANWINDASKTSPDWAKSRCARWLAESDTPETRRIVARALRSVQAPSTGGGAKR; via the coding sequence ATGACACGGGCAGGCGCTCAGCGCGGAGCGAGCCGCATGGCCGACGTCGCTGAGGAACATCTCGCGGCCCTCAATGCAGGCGAGGCCGAGGCCCGCACCCTCACGGAGGCGCTCGCAATCGACCACACAGCCCTCCTCGCCGTGACCCTCCCTGCTGCGAGCGAGGCGCTGCGAACAGCCATCGCGGAGGCGCAGCACCTCGGCATTCTCAGGCGCATGGCGACAATCGGGTCCGCGCTCGCTGCGCACCTTCCGGCGGATGAGCTTGCAGAACTCAGCGAACACCGCTCTGACACCGTGCGCGGCTGGTGGTGCTTTGCTATCGCCTCCCGCCGCGACGCCTCTCCCGCCGAGCTTGTCACCGCAGCGATCCCCCGCATCGACGACACGCGCTTCACCGTGCGCGAATGGGTGTGGATGGCACTGCGACCGCGACTGATCGAAGACCTCGCCGGCGCGATCGATCTCCTCGCCCCGCTCACGGCGGACGCCCGGCCGAACGTGCGGAGGTTCGCGAGCGAGGCACTCCGACCCCGAGGCGTATGGGCGACACACATCGCCGAGCTGAAACAACATCCCGAGCTCGGGGAACCCCTGTTGGAGCCACTCCGGGCAGATCCTGAGAAGTACGTCCAGGATTCTGTCGCGAACTGGATCAACGACGCTTCAAAGACCTCGCCCGACTGGGCGAAGAGCCGCTGCGCTCGGTGGCTCGCTGAGAGCGACACCCCAGAGACGAGGCGGATCGTTGCCCGGGCCCTCCGCAGCGTTCAGGCGCCCTCGACGGGCGGAGGCGCAAAACGGTAG
- a CDS encoding YidC/Oxa1 family membrane protein insertase: MNIYEFLPIKLLIRGAYWLVTTLSDLIEPLAGAQSAAIAIILLTLAVRLALIPVGRSQVKATVARQHIAPKLAELQRKYKNPEVLQRKTMELYASEKASPFAGCFPVLAQMPVLMAVYGLFILPEVDGHPNELLTKTFLGIPLDAGLAAQVAGGTVTPTHIIVGLVIVALIGAVTQTSRKLLTPPMPEPAPKPANLPAGMPDLSGMTKMMSFVPFITVVIAAIVPLAAALYLATTTTWTLCERLILGKIYGTLPSAQRGATDGRETGGARGQEA; this comes from the coding sequence ATGAACATCTATGAGTTCCTCCCAATCAAGCTACTCATCCGGGGCGCGTACTGGCTCGTAACGACCCTGAGCGACCTCATCGAGCCGCTCGCCGGGGCACAGAGCGCCGCCATCGCTATCATCCTGCTCACGCTCGCCGTGAGGCTCGCCCTTATACCAGTCGGCCGATCGCAGGTGAAGGCGACAGTTGCGCGCCAACACATCGCGCCGAAACTGGCCGAGCTGCAGCGCAAGTACAAGAACCCCGAGGTACTGCAGCGCAAGACAATGGAACTCTACGCGAGCGAGAAGGCGTCGCCTTTCGCCGGCTGCTTCCCCGTGCTCGCACAGATGCCGGTGCTCATGGCTGTATACGGGCTGTTCATTCTGCCGGAGGTTGACGGGCATCCAAATGAGCTGCTGACCAAAACGTTTCTCGGCATCCCGCTTGACGCGGGTCTCGCCGCGCAGGTGGCCGGCGGAACTGTCACCCCAACACACATCATCGTTGGCCTGGTGATCGTCGCACTCATTGGCGCCGTCACGCAGACTTCGAGGAAGCTCCTCACCCCGCCGATGCCCGAGCCGGCACCCAAACCCGCGAACCTCCCGGCAGGCATGCCAGACCTCAGCGGCATGACAAAGATGATGAGCTTCGTGCCGTTCATCACCGTCGTGATCGCGGCGATCGTGCCGCTAGCAGCCGCCCTATACTTGGCAACGACCACCACCTGGACACTTTGCGAGCGGCTCATCCTCGGCAAGATCTACGGCACCTTGCCGAGCGCACAGCGCGGCGCCACGGACGGCCGCGAGACAGGCGGGGCGCGGGGCCAGGAAGCCTAG
- a CDS encoding SRPBCC family protein: MVQTFTVTTRARVPLEDLFDAALSVDSHVASMAATGERAIAGVTSGVMRLGDSVTWRGRHFGIWFTMTSRITHLDRPNVFVDEQQRGPFKHFRHVHRFEREGELVVMHDTITVASPVFGAFAERLVLVPHLRRLIRDRGEHLAGSLTIRP; the protein is encoded by the coding sequence ATGGTGCAGACATTTACGGTCACAACGCGCGCCCGGGTCCCCCTCGAAGACCTCTTTGACGCCGCGCTCAGCGTCGACTCCCACGTTGCGTCGATGGCGGCGACAGGCGAGCGGGCGATCGCTGGGGTCACATCGGGTGTCATGCGGCTCGGCGACAGCGTCACCTGGCGAGGCCGCCACTTTGGGATCTGGTTCACAATGACCTCACGCATCACCCATCTCGACCGCCCGAACGTCTTCGTCGACGAGCAGCAGCGCGGGCCATTCAAACACTTCCGACACGTGCACCGGTTCGAGCGCGAAGGTGAGCTCGTAGTCATGCACGACACCATCACGGTCGCGTCGCCGGTGTTCGGGGCGTTCGCCGAGCGCCTCGTGCTCGTGCCGCACCTGCGCAGGCTTATTCGCGACCGGGGCGAGCATCTCGCAGGCTCGCTCACGATACGCCCATAG
- a CDS encoding NAD(P)/FAD-dependent oxidoreductase produces the protein MINGKVSHWWQQVGVPAARPELPGALAADVAIVGAGYTGLWTAYYLKQQRPDLRVVIVEQRHVGYGASGRNGGWLTNAITGGREQYVADHGRDAAERFQLAMNATVDEVIRVAAHEGIDADIQKGGEFNVAYTPAQEARIRAFAASEQTWRSTDLQLLEAPEAMAKINVANTRAAVWHPHSARIQPAKLVKGLADAVERLGVEIYENTRAVEITPGNVRTTHGVVTAEIVVRATEGFTAGLKGLKRLWLPMNSSLIATEPLDAAIWDELGWDNGEVLGDFAHVYMYAQRTADDRIAIGGRGVPYKWGSGVDLDGETPPETARTLAAIMQRFFPATAGAEIEHLWSGVLGVPRDWAATVGLDRATGLAWGGGYVGTGVTTTNLAGRTLADLILGNDSELTDLPWVGHRVRKWEPEPLRWIATKGLYAAYGVADAAEDRGRRTTSPIATIADVVTGRS, from the coding sequence ATGATCAACGGCAAGGTTTCTCACTGGTGGCAGCAGGTTGGGGTGCCGGCGGCCCGGCCGGAACTGCCCGGCGCGCTCGCCGCAGACGTCGCCATCGTTGGAGCGGGCTACACCGGACTGTGGACCGCGTACTACCTCAAACAGCAGCGCCCTGACCTTCGGGTCGTCATCGTTGAGCAGCGCCACGTTGGCTACGGCGCCTCTGGCCGAAACGGGGGCTGGCTCACGAACGCCATCACCGGTGGACGCGAGCAGTACGTCGCCGACCACGGGCGTGATGCGGCCGAGCGCTTTCAGCTCGCGATGAACGCGACGGTTGACGAGGTGATCCGCGTCGCCGCGCACGAAGGCATCGACGCCGACATTCAGAAGGGTGGCGAGTTCAACGTCGCCTACACCCCGGCGCAAGAAGCCAGGATCCGTGCGTTTGCAGCGTCCGAGCAGACGTGGCGCTCGACGGATTTGCAGCTACTCGAAGCGCCCGAGGCCATGGCGAAGATCAACGTAGCGAACACTCGCGCGGCGGTCTGGCATCCCCACTCGGCACGGATACAGCCCGCGAAACTCGTGAAAGGCCTTGCTGACGCGGTTGAGCGGCTCGGCGTCGAAATCTACGAGAACACGCGCGCTGTCGAGATCACCCCGGGCAACGTGCGTACGACTCACGGAGTGGTCACCGCCGAGATTGTGGTGCGCGCGACCGAAGGGTTCACTGCAGGATTGAAGGGGCTCAAGCGCCTGTGGCTGCCAATGAACTCGTCGCTCATCGCGACCGAGCCGCTGGACGCAGCCATCTGGGATGAGCTCGGCTGGGACAACGGTGAGGTGCTCGGCGACTTCGCACACGTCTACATGTATGCGCAGCGCACCGCTGACGACCGCATCGCGATCGGAGGTCGCGGTGTGCCCTACAAGTGGGGATCGGGCGTTGACCTTGATGGTGAGACGCCGCCCGAAACTGCGCGGACGCTGGCGGCGATCATGCAGCGGTTCTTTCCCGCGACTGCAGGGGCGGAGATCGAGCACCTCTGGTCTGGCGTGCTCGGGGTGCCTCGGGACTGGGCAGCGACAGTCGGGCTCGATCGCGCGACGGGTCTCGCCTGGGGAGGAGGGTACGTGGGAACGGGTGTGACGACTACCAACCTCGCCGGTCGGACCCTCGCGGATCTCATCCTCGGCAACGACTCGGAGCTCACAGACCTGCCGTGGGTTGGGCACCGGGTGCGCAAGTGGGAGCCTGAGCCGCTGCGCTGGATCGCCACCAAGGGGCTCTACGCGGCATACGGGGTCGCTGACGCGGCGGAGGATCGCGGACGACGCACTACATCGCCCATCGCAACGATCGCGGACGTCGTCACCGGGAGAAGCTAG